GACGCGACCGGCGCGACCCACTCGGACGACGTTGCCGGCTACCGCGTCCGCGAGATCCACCGCGACCACCCGCTGTTCGAGGGGTTCGGCGACCCGGACGCCGGCGGGCCGCCGCGGATCTCCGTCGTCGGCCCCGGCGGCGAGGCGGCGTACGCACGGTACGACGACCTCCTGCCGGCGAACGGCGACGTGCTCGCGTGTGCGACCCACGGCGGCCACGACATCCACCCTGAGAAGGCCGTGATCGAGTGGCGCGTCGGCGGCGACGCGGACGGCGGGGACGGTGACAGACCTGGCGCCGCCGGCGGCGCCGTCCTCGGTCTCGGCGGCACGCTCCGGTTCGACGGCCCGGACGACGGACACGGGTACGAGCGCGAGCGCCTGCTGCGGAACGCGTTCGCGACGCTCGGGCGCGGGACGCTGCCGGCGTTCACCGGACGCCCGACGACGCCCGAGGGGTTCGTCGCGCTGCGCGAGCGCCTCGCGGACGACCACCACCGGCCCGCCTACCACCTCTCGCCGCCGGCGAACTGGCTCAACGACCCGAACGGGCTGATCGAGTACGAGGGCGAGTACCACGTCTTCTACCAGTACAACCCGGGCGGGCCGTTCCACAACGCGATCCACTGGGGCCACGCCGTCAGCGACGACCTCGTTCACTGGGAGGATCGACCCGTCGCGCTGGCGCCCGACCCCGACGGCCCCGACCGCGACGGCTGCTGGTCCGGCTGCACCGTGATCGACACGGACGGGACCCCTACGCTGCTGTACACCGGCGGCCGCGGCCGCGACCAGCTCCCGTGTCTCGCGACGACCGACGACCCCGGCCTCGACTCGTGGGAGAAACACGCCGGCAACCCCGTGATCGAGTCGGCGCCCGAGGGGCTGAACGTGTACGAGACGGCCGACTGGGCCGCCGAGTTCCGCGACCACAACGTCTGGCGCGAGAACGGCGTCTGGTACCACCTGATCGGCTCCGGCGTCACCGAGACGGCGGACCGACGCGCCGCCGCCGACGGCGGCGACGGCGGCGACGGCGAAGCCGTGGTCGACGGCTCGGACGACGCCGGTTCGGGGGGGCCGGACGGGCCGGTCGGGATCGACGACGCCCACGAGGGCGACGGGGCGGCGCTGTTGTACCGCGGCGAGACGCTCGACGAGTGGGAGTACGTCGGCGTGTTCCACGCGGGCGAGGGGCCCCGCGGCGCCCCCGTCTGGGAGTGCCCCGAACTCCTGACGTTCGAGGACGCACGGCTGCTACACGTCTCCGACGACGACCGGGTGGCGTACTACCTCGGCGACGCGGACCTCGGGAGCGAGGGCGAGCGGAGTGAGCCCTCGGAGCGAACGGGGAGCGTAGCGACCCGTGAGCAGTCGGCGCCCGCCGGGAGCGACGCCGCAGCGCCGGAGTTCCACGTGCGCGAGGCCGGCCTGCTCGACCACGGCGACTTCTACGCGCCGCAGTCGCTGTGGGACGAGGAACACGACCGCTACCTCACGTGGGGATGGCTCCCCGAGACGCGCGACGGGAGCGCCCAGTGGGACGCCGGTTGGTCCGGAACGATGTCGCTCCCGCGGGTGATCGACACCGACGGGGACGGTCGCCTGCGACAGCGCCCGGCGCCGGAGGTGACTGAGGCCCGCGAGGACCACGCGCTGTCGGCGGCGCTCGCGCTCGACGGGGAGGAACGGCCGCTCGACGCCCGCGGCG
This genomic stretch from Halobaculum roseum harbors:
- a CDS encoding GH32 C-terminal domain-containing protein — translated: MHTAPVHVGVLAADEHSAERRSARSVAERVAASVESVSLSAVAAGEVDLDAFDALWWHRDAPFDDCDAPVADAGPAIRAYLDAGGGLVLSARALPAVVPLGIDSVAPDATGATHSDDVAGYRVREIHRDHPLFEGFGDPDAGGPPRISVVGPGGEAAYARYDDLLPANGDVLACATHGGHDIHPEKAVIEWRVGGDADGGDGDRPGAAGGAVLGLGGTLRFDGPDDGHGYERERLLRNAFATLGRGTLPAFTGRPTTPEGFVALRERLADDHHRPAYHLSPPANWLNDPNGLIEYEGEYHVFYQYNPGGPFHNAIHWGHAVSDDLVHWEDRPVALAPDPDGPDRDGCWSGCTVIDTDGTPTLLYTGGRGRDQLPCLATTDDPGLDSWEKHAGNPVIESAPEGLNVYETADWAAEFRDHNVWRENGVWYHLIGSGVTETADRRAAADGGDGGDGEAVVDGSDDAGSGGPDGPVGIDDAHEGDGAALLYRGETLDEWEYVGVFHAGEGPRGAPVWECPELLTFEDARLLHVSDDDRVAYYLGDADLGSEGERSEPSERTGSVATREQSAPAGSDAAAPEFHVREAGLLDHGDFYAPQSLWDEEHDRYLTWGWLPETRDGSAQWDAGWSGTMSLPRVIDTDGDGRLRQRPAPEVTEAREDHALSAALALDGEERPLDARGAALELDCTLRLGDAEAVGLSVLESPAATERTVIRYDGETVTVDRSESGGDERVNRAPRGMPVDGGDDSERSVSLRVFVDGSTLELFANERRCLTTRVYPTRADADRVSAFAVGGDAEVEIDAWTMAGTWPTSTGR